In one Longimicrobiales bacterium genomic region, the following are encoded:
- a CDS encoding helix-turn-helix transcriptional regulator, with the protein MEVDTPPRMQLILAIALAAIIIGGTVDLVLDQPDTWLSFHVIFELLMISGAALLAVALWLGWWRAEQSRHELLERLELRRAERDAWQDSARKALEGLGAAIDAQFSDWQLTPAEREVALLLLKGYSHKHVAQATGRSERTARQHAAAVYKKAGLGNRNELAAYFLEDLMLPQHDRQPPT; encoded by the coding sequence ATGGAGGTTGACACCCCGCCCCGCATGCAACTGATACTGGCCATCGCACTCGCCGCCATCATTATCGGCGGTACGGTGGACCTGGTGCTCGATCAGCCTGACACGTGGTTGTCATTCCACGTGATCTTCGAGCTGCTCATGATAAGCGGCGCGGCGCTCCTGGCCGTCGCCCTGTGGCTCGGCTGGTGGCGCGCGGAGCAGTCGCGTCACGAGCTGTTGGAACGGCTCGAGCTACGCCGCGCTGAGCGCGATGCGTGGCAGGACAGCGCGCGCAAGGCGCTGGAGGGTCTGGGCGCGGCGATTGACGCACAGTTCAGTGACTGGCAGCTGACTCCCGCCGAACGGGAGGTCGCGCTCCTGCTGCTCAAAGGCTACAGCCACAAACACGTCGCTCAGGCTACCGGCCGGAGTGAACGCACCGCCCGACAGCACGCTGCCGCAGTCTACAAGAAGGCCGGGCTCGGAAACCGCAACGAGCTGGCCGCCTACTTCCTCGAGGACCTGATGCTGCCGCAGCACGACCGCCAGCCGCCGACTTGA
- a CDS encoding TIGR04053 family radical SAM/SPASM domain-containing protein, translating into MIQSAAPRPGRPDLAEVDFEQAPFLVIWELTRACDLACKHCRAEAVTTRNPLELSTAQGRRLMDDVRRFGRPLFVLTGGDPLKRPDVVELVEYGASIGLRMAMTPSGTPLMTEPVLRSLKAAGLSRLAVSLDGSSAAIHDAFRGVDGSFAWTIRMLEVAREIGLTTQVNTTVSMHNLDDFDALCALMVRLGITLWSVFFLVPTGRAKADDVASAEQFESVFHRMYDLSQTAPFDIKSTAGPQYRRVILQRQVAERRAGDRTGAPVPLTAGVGFSLADGVGRAKGVNDGDGFVFVSHVGAIYPSGFLPLAAGNVRRDDIVEVYRKSPLFRELRDRSRLKGKCGVCEYRDVCGGSRARAYAATGDYMESEPFCAHVPVRWQRMVDAGEAEPVEEYFARRNVLHRTLPTMHIAAAEP; encoded by the coding sequence ATGATTCAGTCAGCCGCACCACGGCCCGGACGGCCGGACCTGGCGGAGGTGGACTTCGAGCAGGCGCCGTTCCTCGTTATCTGGGAACTCACGCGCGCGTGCGACCTCGCCTGCAAGCACTGTCGCGCCGAGGCGGTCACGACCCGCAACCCGCTCGAGCTCTCGACGGCGCAGGGCAGGCGTCTCATGGACGATGTGCGCCGCTTCGGCCGGCCGCTCTTCGTGCTCACCGGGGGTGACCCCCTGAAGCGCCCGGATGTGGTCGAGCTCGTCGAGTACGGCGCATCAATCGGTCTGCGCATGGCCATGACTCCGTCCGGCACGCCGCTCATGACCGAGCCGGTGCTGCGCAGCCTGAAGGCTGCCGGTCTTTCACGCCTGGCGGTGAGCCTGGACGGATCGAGCGCGGCGATCCACGACGCGTTCCGCGGCGTGGACGGCTCGTTCGCGTGGACCATTCGCATGCTGGAAGTCGCGCGTGAGATCGGCCTCACGACACAGGTGAACACCACCGTCAGCATGCACAACCTCGACGACTTCGATGCACTGTGCGCGCTGATGGTACGGCTCGGCATCACGCTGTGGAGCGTCTTCTTTCTGGTGCCCACCGGCCGGGCAAAGGCGGACGACGTCGCCAGCGCCGAACAGTTCGAGAGTGTGTTTCATCGGATGTACGACCTGTCGCAGACCGCACCGTTCGACATCAAGAGCACGGCCGGACCGCAATACCGCCGGGTGATCCTGCAGCGCCAGGTCGCAGAGCGCCGTGCGGGCGATCGGACGGGCGCTCCCGTCCCGCTCACCGCCGGAGTAGGCTTCTCACTGGCCGACGGTGTCGGGCGCGCGAAAGGTGTGAACGATGGCGACGGCTTCGTGTTCGTCAGCCATGTCGGCGCCATCTACCCGTCGGGCTTTCTGCCGCTCGCCGCGGGCAACGTCCGCCGTGATGACATCGTGGAGGTATACCGGAAATCGCCGCTGTTCCGCGAGCTGCGCGACCGCAGCCGTCTCAAGGGAAAGTGTGGCGTCTGCGAGTATCGCGATGTGTGCGGCGGAAGCCGTGCCCGCGCCTATGCCGCAACGGGCGATTACATGGAGTCCGAGCCCTTCTGCGCGCATGTGCCTGTCCGGTGGCAGCGCATGGTCGACGCCGGCGAAGCGGAACCCGTCGAGGAATATTTCGCGCGCCGTAACGTCCTCCATCGTACCCTGCCGACCATGCACATCGCCGCCGCGGAGCCCTGA
- the cyoE gene encoding heme o synthase, translated as MRTQVLSGYYELTKPGITLFIGTSAAAGFITAGGGWSQPLRFAIALLATMTMSGGAAALNHVAERAGDARMRRTAGRPIPSGLISARRAAVFGWGLSAAGLATSLALLPWAATLFLVLSHISYVYLYTPLKRRTAFCTLAGAIPGALPVLAGWTAAGVPIDAAALALTGVLFMWQIPHFLAIGCMGREDYERAGCVLLNIVEPTGRSSARVSFAYAIAMLVCVIMLGLTAQTGALYASIAVTTGAAYALYAWRFVREPGRGPARRLFFSSLLVLPLVLGALVTDLLITF; from the coding sequence ATGCGGACGCAGGTGCTGAGCGGCTACTACGAGCTGACGAAGCCAGGCATCACGCTGTTCATCGGCACGAGTGCGGCGGCCGGGTTCATCACGGCCGGTGGCGGCTGGAGCCAGCCGCTGCGCTTCGCCATCGCACTCCTCGCTACCATGACGATGTCGGGCGGTGCCGCGGCCTTGAATCATGTGGCGGAGCGTGCAGGCGATGCCCGCATGCGGAGGACGGCGGGACGGCCGATTCCGTCCGGGCTCATCAGTGCGCGCAGGGCGGCCGTATTCGGCTGGGGCCTGAGTGCCGCCGGCCTCGCGACGTCACTCGCGCTCCTGCCGTGGGCCGCGACGTTGTTCCTGGTACTGAGCCACATCAGCTACGTCTATCTCTACACACCGCTCAAGCGCAGGACCGCGTTCTGCACGCTCGCGGGCGCGATCCCCGGCGCGCTGCCGGTGCTGGCCGGCTGGACAGCCGCGGGCGTGCCGATCGATGCGGCCGCACTCGCCCTGACCGGTGTCCTGTTCATGTGGCAGATCCCGCACTTCCTCGCCATCGGCTGCATGGGCCGCGAGGATTACGAGCGCGCAGGGTGTGTGCTTCTGAACATCGTGGAACCGACCGGCCGTTCGAGTGCGCGCGTGTCATTCGCGTATGCCATTGCCATGCTCGTGTGCGTCATAATGCTGGGGCTCACCGCTCAGACCGGCGCCCTGTACGCATCGATCGCGGTGACCACGGGGGCGGCGTACGCACTGTATGCGTGGCGGTTCGTCCGCGAGCCGGGGCGCGGCCCGGCGCGGCGCCTCTTCTTCAGCTCACTGCTGGTTCTGCCACTGGTCCTCGGCGCCCTCGTCACGGATCTGCTCATTACGTTCTGA
- a CDS encoding cytochrome b N-terminal domain-containing protein: MNRAFTSRYNPLYHSGAIAVAMLLVLVVTGVYLLIYYRVGAPYASVERINGQVWTGRWLRGLHRFASDVAVVAALVHAFRMYAQRRTWGPRALAWISGVVLLFVVLASGWTGYVLVWDVHAQVLAAEGARWLDALPLFSEPIGRSFVGETEVPSAFFFLNLFAHIALPIGVGVLVWVHIARVARPVLLPSRPVLWGTIAALTLLAIAWPLPMAPAADLLRLPQNVPTDWFFGFWLPVTQRLPAWGVWVLGGVLMTASIAIPWLTRPRVSALPAPAVVNERTCTGCEQCVHDCPYDAIRMVTRSDGRAGQVARVTTDLCTSCGICIGSCPPMAIGALGVTARDQLAEARAFLAERQPSATDVVIVGCSWSAARTEAQRSGALYFDVPCIGAMHSSTVEILLRGGAGGVLVAGCPEHDGRTREGVTWTEARLFHGRSADLKPRVDRSRVRLVQATLGEGVRLHESVLAFAAEIEALAADADQVDVVELCRNVHAASTGDLT; the protein is encoded by the coding sequence ATGAACCGGGCATTCACGTCCCGCTACAACCCGCTCTATCACAGCGGCGCCATCGCGGTCGCGATGCTCCTGGTGCTTGTGGTGACGGGCGTCTATCTGCTGATCTACTACCGCGTCGGCGCGCCGTACGCGTCGGTGGAGCGTATCAATGGCCAGGTGTGGACGGGCCGCTGGCTGCGCGGCCTGCACCGATTCGCATCCGATGTGGCTGTTGTGGCGGCGCTGGTGCATGCATTCCGGATGTATGCGCAGCGCCGCACGTGGGGCCCGCGGGCGCTGGCGTGGATCAGCGGAGTGGTGCTGCTGTTCGTCGTCCTGGCATCCGGCTGGACAGGGTACGTGCTCGTCTGGGATGTCCATGCGCAGGTGCTTGCTGCGGAAGGTGCGCGCTGGCTCGACGCACTGCCGCTGTTCAGCGAGCCGATCGGTCGATCGTTCGTCGGCGAGACTGAAGTGCCGAGCGCGTTCTTCTTCCTCAACCTGTTCGCCCACATTGCGCTGCCGATCGGTGTCGGCGTTCTCGTGTGGGTTCACATCGCCCGCGTGGCCCGTCCCGTCCTGCTGCCGTCGCGGCCGGTGCTCTGGGGGACCATTGCCGCGCTCACCCTGCTGGCCATCGCATGGCCGCTGCCGATGGCCCCCGCGGCCGACCTGCTCCGCCTGCCGCAGAACGTGCCGACGGACTGGTTCTTCGGATTCTGGCTGCCGGTCACACAGCGGCTGCCGGCGTGGGGCGTGTGGGTGCTGGGCGGAGTGCTCATGACCGCGTCGATTGCCATACCGTGGCTCACGCGCCCGCGTGTCAGCGCGCTCCCCGCACCGGCGGTGGTGAACGAACGCACGTGCACGGGCTGCGAGCAATGCGTCCACGACTGTCCGTACGACGCGATCCGGATGGTGACGCGCAGCGACGGCAGGGCAGGGCAGGTCGCCCGTGTCACGACCGACTTGTGCACGAGCTGCGGTATCTGTATCGGGTCGTGCCCTCCCATGGCCATTGGCGCTCTCGGCGTCACGGCGCGTGACCAGCTCGCGGAAGCACGCGCGTTTCTCGCGGAGCGTCAGCCGTCAGCGACGGACGTCGTGATCGTCGGTTGCAGCTGGAGCGCCGCGCGCACCGAGGCGCAACGGTCGGGTGCCCTCTATTTCGATGTCCCGTGCATCGGCGCGATGCACTCGTCCACCGTGGAGATCCTTCTGCGCGGTGGAGCCGGCGGCGTGCTGGTCGCCGGGTGCCCGGAACACGATGGCCGCACGCGCGAGGGCGTCACGTGGACGGAGGCGCGCCTGTTCCACGGCCGCAGCGCCGATCTCAAGCCGCGTGTCGATCGCAGCCGGGTGCGGCTGGTGCAGGCGACGCTCGGCGAAGGCGTCAGGCTGCACGAGTCCGTGCTCGCCTTTGCCGCGGAGATCGAGGCGCTTGCCGCCGACGCTGACCAGGTCGACGTCGTCGAGCTTTGCCGGAACGTCCACGCCGCATCCACGGGAGATCTGACATGA
- a CDS encoding SCO family protein: MQHIPEPAREARVVLLGLIALFVITSAWWALAFWPVQDGPQWLERTRYVCFGVTESGLPNAGGWIGLTAGPLGMLVILLTGWWSGVPQLLERARTSRAVSATLIMLALGCMVLVMGAAARVQQARVASYIPEPGTDIPPSTYPRLDRTAPALELLAHDGVVRNLPELRGAPVLVTFAYAHCETVCPLVVKHVLTAQETLRTGGTPARVLIVTLDPWRDTPSRLPSMATTWGLPPEDAWVLGGAVPDVEAALDAWDVPRTRDLVTGEVTHPSLVYVIDQDGRIAYATTGGSAAIVSLVERL; encoded by the coding sequence ATGCAGCATATCCCTGAGCCGGCCAGAGAGGCGCGAGTCGTACTGCTGGGACTCATCGCGTTATTCGTCATCACCAGTGCCTGGTGGGCGCTGGCGTTCTGGCCGGTTCAGGACGGACCCCAATGGCTGGAACGCACGCGCTACGTGTGCTTCGGCGTGACGGAGAGCGGACTGCCGAATGCGGGTGGCTGGATCGGTCTCACGGCCGGCCCGCTCGGCATGCTCGTGATCCTGCTGACGGGATGGTGGTCGGGCGTGCCGCAGCTGCTCGAGCGGGCGCGCACGTCACGAGCGGTTTCCGCCACACTGATCATGCTCGCACTCGGCTGCATGGTCCTGGTCATGGGCGCCGCGGCGCGCGTTCAGCAGGCACGCGTGGCGTCCTACATACCGGAGCCCGGGACTGATATACCGCCGTCCACGTACCCGCGGCTCGATCGCACTGCGCCGGCACTCGAGCTGCTCGCGCATGACGGCGTCGTGCGCAACCTGCCCGAGCTCCGTGGTGCGCCCGTTCTGGTGACGTTCGCGTATGCCCATTGCGAGACGGTGTGCCCGCTCGTCGTGAAGCACGTGCTGACGGCGCAGGAGACGCTGCGCACAGGGGGCACGCCGGCGCGCGTGCTGATCGTCACGCTGGATCCGTGGCGTGATACTCCGTCGCGGCTGCCGTCGATGGCGACGACGTGGGGACTGCCGCCCGAGGACGCGTGGGTACTCGGCGGTGCGGTGCCGGACGTGGAAGCGGCGCTCGACGCGTGGGATGTCCCGCGTACGCGCGACCTGGTGACGGGCGAGGTCACGCATCCGTCGCTGGTGTATGTGATCGATCAGGACGGCAGGATCGCGTACGCGACGACGGGCGGATCGGCAGCCATCGTGAGCCTGGTGGAGCGGCTCTGA
- a CDS encoding cupin domain-containing protein — protein sequence MSGYITNIERDTLANEDFRRVLFTGPNMQLVLMTLKPGEDIGQETHEGHDQFIRIEAGTGLARLSGEETPLQDGSIVVIPAGVEHNILNTSKDQPLRLYTLYGPPAHADGTVHHTREDATLAEHH from the coding sequence ATGAGTGGCTACATCACGAACATCGAGCGAGACACCCTCGCCAACGAGGACTTCCGCCGCGTCCTGTTTACGGGGCCGAACATGCAACTCGTGCTGATGACGCTGAAGCCTGGCGAGGACATCGGGCAGGAGACTCACGAAGGACACGACCAGTTCATCCGCATCGAGGCCGGGACCGGCCTCGCACGACTGAGCGGCGAGGAAACGCCGCTGCAGGATGGCAGCATTGTCGTGATCCCGGCAGGCGTCGAGCACAATATCCTGAATACTTCCAAGGACCAGCCGCTGCGGCTCTACACTCTCTACGGTCCGCCCGCGCACGCGGACGGGACCGTCCACCACACCAGGGAGGACGCGACGCTGGCAGAACATCATTAG
- a CDS encoding nitronate monooxygenase, producing the protein MSSLAYATPSIIQGGMGIGVSSWSLARAVAQRGQLGVVSGTAIDSLFVRRLQDGDIGGHVRRAMEHFPMPAVSAAALKAYFLPEGREDNASYKLLPMWRQVVTQAREQVTMLASFVEVFLAKEGHDGLVGVNLLTKVQMPNLATLYGAMLASVDYVIMGAGIPREIPAALDAFAEGRAASMKFDVEGQQRGESESLAFDPARHWDGKAPELYRPRFLPVVAAHSLATVLARKATGRIDGFVVEGPTAGGHNAPPRGGTVINDRGEPIYGDRDIVDLGVMRDLGLPFWLAGGTGSPEGLQAALDAGAAGIQVGTLFAYTDESGIASDIKRQVIGQVRAGVTDVVTDARASPTGFPFKVVGLEGTNSEADQYEKRERVCDLGYLRNAYRREDGRIGYRCAAEPVDTFLKKEGDAGETAGRKCLCNGLMANIGHAQVRGGEAERALLTSGDDLMRMQNFLGDRDAYKADDVIDYLLGVQSSESCVVRSGVPASAWAPAEV; encoded by the coding sequence ATGAGTTCACTTGCTTACGCCACGCCCTCCATCATTCAGGGGGGCATGGGCATCGGAGTGTCGAGCTGGTCCCTCGCGCGCGCGGTTGCGCAGCGCGGTCAGCTCGGCGTTGTCTCCGGTACCGCGATCGATTCACTGTTCGTACGTCGCCTCCAGGACGGGGACATCGGCGGACACGTGCGTCGCGCGATGGAGCATTTCCCGATGCCGGCGGTGAGCGCCGCGGCCCTCAAGGCCTATTTCCTTCCCGAGGGGCGCGAGGACAATGCTTCGTACAAACTGCTGCCGATGTGGCGGCAGGTCGTCACGCAGGCGCGTGAACAGGTCACAATGCTGGCCAGCTTCGTCGAGGTGTTCCTCGCCAAGGAGGGGCACGATGGCCTCGTGGGCGTCAATCTCCTGACGAAGGTCCAGATGCCCAATCTCGCGACGCTCTACGGCGCCATGCTCGCCAGCGTCGATTACGTCATCATGGGCGCAGGTATCCCTCGTGAGATCCCCGCCGCCCTCGACGCTTTCGCCGAGGGCCGCGCCGCATCCATGAAGTTCGACGTGGAAGGTCAGCAGCGCGGCGAGAGCGAAAGCCTCGCCTTCGATCCCGCCAGACACTGGGATGGCAAAGCGCCCGAGCTGTACAGGCCGCGCTTCCTGCCCGTGGTCGCTGCGCATTCGCTCGCGACGGTTCTCGCGCGCAAGGCGACCGGCCGCATTGACGGCTTCGTCGTGGAGGGGCCGACCGCCGGGGGACACAACGCGCCGCCACGCGGAGGCACCGTCATCAATGACCGCGGCGAGCCGATCTACGGCGACCGCGACATCGTCGACCTCGGTGTCATGCGCGACCTGGGCCTCCCGTTCTGGCTCGCCGGTGGCACCGGCTCGCCGGAGGGACTGCAGGCAGCGCTCGACGCGGGTGCTGCCGGAATCCAGGTCGGAACGCTCTTCGCCTACACCGATGAGAGCGGCATCGCGTCGGACATCAAGCGTCAGGTGATCGGTCAGGTGCGCGCCGGTGTCACGGATGTGGTCACCGACGCGAGGGCTTCACCGACCGGGTTCCCGTTCAAGGTGGTCGGCCTGGAGGGCACCAACTCCGAGGCCGATCAGTACGAGAAGCGCGAGCGTGTCTGCGACCTCGGCTATCTCCGCAACGCCTACCGCCGCGAGGATGGCCGCATCGGCTACCGCTGCGCGGCGGAGCCGGTAGACACCTTCCTCAAGAAGGAAGGCGACGCCGGTGAGACCGCAGGCCGCAAATGTCTCTGCAACGGCCTCATGGCCAACATCGGCCACGCGCAGGTACGCGGCGGCGAGGCAGAGCGTGCGCTGCTCACCAGCGGTGACGATCTGATGCGCATGCAGAACTTCCTCGGTGACCGGGACGCGTACAAGGCCGACGACGTCATCGATTATCTGCTCGGCGTTCAGTCGTCGGAGTCGTGCGTGGTACGCTCCGGAGTACCCGCCTCCGCCTGGGCACCGGCCGAGGTGTAG
- a CDS encoding DUF4149 domain-containing protein, with protein MSFYFINVTVHVFAALLWLGGMFFLAVVGAPVLRSVEPPELRALLFRRLGEQFRLVGWMAIVILLITGTLNLWFRGMLSLDVLGSGEYWSTRYGRSLAWKLGAVTAMLIVQAIHDFSVGPAASRVAPGTPEALATRKRAALLARLSAVLGIVVVIAAVRLARGG; from the coding sequence GTGTCATTCTACTTCATCAACGTGACGGTGCACGTCTTCGCCGCCCTGCTCTGGCTGGGCGGCATGTTCTTCCTCGCAGTCGTCGGCGCGCCCGTACTGCGCTCCGTCGAACCGCCCGAGCTGCGCGCGCTGCTGTTCCGCCGGCTCGGCGAACAGTTCCGCCTCGTCGGCTGGATGGCCATTGTCATCCTGCTGATCACCGGGACCCTCAACCTGTGGTTCCGCGGCATGCTGTCACTCGACGTGCTCGGCAGCGGTGAATACTGGAGTACGCGCTACGGCCGCTCACTCGCCTGGAAGCTCGGCGCCGTGACGGCCATGCTGATCGTGCAGGCCATTCACGACTTCAGCGTTGGTCCCGCCGCGTCGCGCGTTGCTCCCGGCACGCCGGAAGCGCTGGCCACGAGGAAGCGTGCGGCACTCCTCGCGCGGCTCAGCGCGGTCCTCGGCATTGTCGTGGTTATCGCTGCCGTACGCCTGGCCCGCGGCGGCTGA
- a CDS encoding cupin domain-containing protein → MTVLTDGPATRADRPASAVLYDSADARVVGFHLLPGQRVAEHRSTSTVTIHVTEGSGVFRGKESASRLEAGQIAVFEPNETHAIDAGTESLRFVAIITPRPA, encoded by the coding sequence ATGACCGTGCTGACGGACGGGCCGGCCACGCGCGCGGATCGCCCTGCGAGTGCGGTGCTGTACGACAGCGCCGACGCGCGGGTCGTCGGCTTTCACCTGCTGCCCGGACAGCGCGTAGCCGAGCATCGCAGCACCTCCACCGTTACGATTCACGTGACCGAGGGCTCGGGCGTGTTCCGGGGTAAGGAGTCCGCTTCGCGACTGGAGGCCGGACAGATCGCCGTGTTCGAGCCGAACGAGACGCATGCGATCGATGCGGGCACGGAATCGCTCCGCTTCGTCGCGATCATCACACCGCGACCCGCCTGA
- a CDS encoding COX15/CtaA family protein gives MTTISAIPAASGLTDWRLRIPEERRRPVRVWLWSIAALTSAVLVVGGITRLTLSGLSIVSWDPLFGVIPPLTDAQWQAAFDAYKHFPDYDWRTGMSLAEFKFIFFWEYLHRLLARLIGFVFLVPFLWFWARGYFNRALTVRALALFALGAMQGVMGWFMVMSGLVDRPSVSHYRLAAHLSLAFIIFGYALWLARDLRIERVRTAVDASVHRMLSGGLALLGAVLAMQIVWGAFVAGLRAGKFYPTFPLMGGRLVPADLLRLDPITRNFVENPSAVQWTHRVVGTLLLVIVAAFVARVFRTDTDATSRRLGVVLLTLISTQYALGILTLVQLVPVSLGVIHQAMALVIFGAWLWWLHHVRNMTASGRTA, from the coding sequence ATGACCACCATCTCGGCCATCCCCGCTGCTTCCGGGCTCACGGACTGGCGACTGCGGATTCCGGAGGAGCGCCGTCGTCCCGTCCGGGTCTGGCTCTGGAGCATAGCCGCACTCACGTCCGCCGTGCTGGTTGTCGGGGGCATCACGCGGCTGACATTGTCCGGACTGTCGATCGTGAGCTGGGATCCGCTCTTCGGCGTGATACCGCCGCTGACGGATGCGCAGTGGCAGGCGGCCTTCGATGCCTACAAGCATTTTCCGGACTATGACTGGCGCACGGGCATGTCGCTCGCCGAGTTCAAGTTCATTTTCTTCTGGGAATACCTGCATCGTCTGCTCGCGCGGCTGATCGGATTCGTGTTTCTGGTTCCGTTCCTGTGGTTCTGGGCGCGCGGCTACTTCAATCGCGCGCTGACGGTTCGTGCGCTCGCGCTCTTCGCCCTGGGCGCCATGCAGGGTGTGATGGGCTGGTTCATGGTGATGAGCGGCCTGGTCGACCGGCCGAGCGTCAGTCACTACCGTCTCGCCGCACACCTGAGCCTCGCGTTCATCATATTCGGCTATGCGCTCTGGCTGGCGCGTGACCTGCGCATCGAGCGCGTGCGCACGGCCGTCGACGCGTCCGTCCATCGCATGCTGTCAGGCGGACTCGCCCTGCTGGGCGCAGTGCTCGCCATGCAGATCGTGTGGGGCGCGTTCGTGGCCGGCCTGCGCGCCGGCAAGTTCTACCCGACGTTCCCCCTGATGGGCGGGCGGCTCGTCCCGGCGGATCTGCTCAGGCTCGATCCGATCACGCGCAACTTCGTCGAGAACCCGTCGGCGGTGCAGTGGACCCATCGCGTGGTCGGCACGCTGCTGCTGGTCATCGTGGCCGCATTCGTTGCGCGGGTCTTCCGCACCGACACGGACGCGACGTCGCGACGGCTCGGCGTCGTCCTGCTGACCCTGATCTCCACGCAGTACGCGCTCGGCATCCTGACCCTCGTACAACTGGTGCCGGTGAGCCTCGGCGTCATCCATCAGGCCATGGCGCTGGTGATCTTCGGCGCGTGGCTGTGGTGGCTCCATCACGTGCGCAACATGACCGCATCCGGAAGAACCGCATGA
- a CDS encoding cbb3-type cytochrome c oxidase subunit I has product MATVIDRPEPAAGATAHVFRTCEVTGLKLHRPAEQLIRANAVAATVALLIGGISAILILLTRWQAVHLLEPTMFYRVLTAHGLTMLIFFIIFFEMAVLYFAAGPLLNSRIAAPKLGWFNFGLMTVGATLCEWMIWTGKADVLMTSYIPLRADPLYYLGIIFFAVGALLVCFQFFATLVIAKREKTYEGSLPLITFGAVAAAIIAVITLLHGAATYIPTFLWSIGLMSVDPQVYRMLWWALGHSSQQINVAAMVAIWYLLGAFTVGAVVLNEKISRTAFVLYILFISMASAHHLLVDPGFSSSWKVVNTSYFMYMAVLASMLHGFTVPAGVEIGQRLRGASQGLFGWVKRAPWGDPGFSSLVLSVVVFGFVGGITGVTIGTEQINIVVHNTLRVPGHFHATVVSGTAMAFMGLTYYLIPLIFRKKVAFWRLAQVQPYLFAGGMLIFSIFMSFSGGFGVPRRHWDITFTGAPFEQAFHPAVDALMGIMALGGLIAAVGGGLYILITVWSVFFGEPFTEADRVPGAKGLPQGITRPPRAVTVADEANLPTGRLGQAPGTMILVLVFLAAFATYYFANWKLLSFVWKIG; this is encoded by the coding sequence ATGGCGACCGTAATCGACAGGCCGGAGCCGGCCGCGGGTGCAACGGCACACGTGTTCCGCACTTGTGAGGTCACTGGGCTGAAGCTGCACCGTCCCGCGGAGCAGCTGATCAGAGCAAACGCGGTCGCCGCGACGGTGGCGCTGCTGATCGGCGGCATCAGCGCGATCCTGATCCTGCTCACGCGCTGGCAGGCCGTGCATCTGCTCGAGCCGACGATGTTCTACCGTGTGCTGACGGCGCATGGCCTCACCATGCTGATCTTCTTCATCATCTTCTTCGAGATGGCCGTGCTGTACTTCGCGGCGGGGCCGCTGCTGAACAGCCGGATCGCGGCGCCGAAGCTCGGGTGGTTCAACTTCGGGCTGATGACGGTGGGGGCGACGCTGTGCGAGTGGATGATCTGGACGGGCAAGGCGGACGTGCTGATGACGTCGTACATACCGCTGCGCGCCGACCCGCTCTACTACCTGGGTATCATCTTCTTCGCAGTCGGTGCGCTGCTGGTCTGCTTCCAGTTCTTTGCCACGCTCGTCATCGCGAAGCGAGAGAAGACCTACGAAGGGTCACTGCCCCTGATCACGTTCGGCGCGGTGGCCGCGGCCATCATTGCGGTAATCACGCTGCTGCACGGAGCCGCGACGTACATCCCGACGTTCCTGTGGTCGATCGGGCTCATGAGTGTGGATCCGCAGGTCTACCGCATGCTGTGGTGGGCGCTCGGACACTCGTCGCAGCAGATCAACGTTGCGGCGATGGTCGCGATCTGGTACCTGCTCGGCGCGTTCACGGTCGGTGCCGTGGTGCTGAACGAGAAGATCAGCCGCACCGCGTTCGTGCTCTACATCCTGTTCATCTCGATGGCGTCCGCGCACCACCTGCTGGTGGACCCCGGCTTCAGCTCGTCGTGGAAAGTGGTGAACACGAGCTACTTCATGTACATGGCGGTGCTCGCGAGCATGCTGCACGGCTTCACGGTGCCGGCGGGGGTGGAGATCGGCCAGCGCCTGCGCGGCGCGAGTCAGGGCCTGTTCGGATGGGTGAAGCGCGCGCCGTGGGGTGACCCGGGCTTCAGCTCGCTCGTGCTGTCCGTGGTCGTCTTCGGTTTCGTCGGCGGCATCACCGGTGTCACGATCGGTACCGAGCAGATCAACATCGTGGTCCACAACACGCTGCGCGTTCCCGGCCACTTCCACGCGACAGTCGTAAGCGGTACAGCGATGGCCTTCATGGGCCTGACCTATTATCTGATTCCGCTGATCTTCCGGAAGAAGGTCGCTTTCTGGCGGCTGGCGCAGGTGCAGCCGTATCTGTTCGCCGGCGGCATGCTGATCTTCTCGATCTTCATGTCGTTCTCCGGCGGGTTCGGTGTTCCGCGCCGACACTGGGACATCACGTTCACGGGCGCGCCATTCGAGCAGGCGTTCCACCCCGCGGTCGATGCACTGATGGGGATCATGGCGCTCGGCGGTCTGATCGCTGCGGTCGGCGGCGGGCTCTACATCCTCATCACGGTGTGGTCGGTGTTCTTCGGCGAGCCGTTCACCGAGGCGGACCGTGTGCCCGGCGCGAAGGGTCTGCCGCAGGGGATCACGCGGCCGCCGCGGGCCGTGACCGTGGCGGATGAAGCGAACCTGCCCACCGGGCGGCTGGGGCAGGCACCGGGCACAATGATCCTCGTGCTCGTATTCCTCGCCGCGTTCGCAACGTACTACTTCGCAAACTGGAAGCTGCTGTCCTTCGTGTGGAAGATCGGCTGA